In [Leptolyngbya] sp. PCC 7376, a genomic segment contains:
- a CDS encoding ankyrin repeat domain-containing protein — translation MPNALFFRLGTPLHFNPSIEVLQILISNGADINAKNFLGYTSLHTAAKLCNHEMAALLLQQDIDINQRHKPQNSDEYATTPLHLAASCWSTQEQKYQTIKVLLENGADVDEVNSNGEIALHRAVTEVKKNNDLDTTNNILTLLLEYGSDINAIDNKGQSILFKVKDVNTAKFLIKRGADVNHRDHLGNSLIHEGVLIDNEEIIDFWIENGVDINVENFENETALSLVFSPLMVNEKMAVFLLNLGAVPNVLDEEGNTLLHKAVFENWLNCAEILIEKGIDIHHGNNQGETPFEMVQYNFERFGSEYREMLKLFKTIDSE, via the coding sequence TTGCCTAATGCTTTGTTTTTTCGACTTGGCACTCCTCTACATTTCAATCCATCAATAGAAGTGTTGCAGATTTTAATTAGCAATGGTGCTGATATCAATGCAAAAAATTTTCTAGGGTATACTTCACTTCACACAGCTGCAAAACTATGCAATCACGAAATGGCAGCATTACTTCTTCAGCAGGATATTGATATCAATCAGAGACATAAACCACAAAATAGTGATGAATACGCCACAACACCACTTCATTTAGCTGCGTCCTGCTGGTCTACTCAAGAACAAAAATATCAAACAATTAAGGTTCTTTTGGAAAATGGCGCAGATGTTGATGAAGTAAACTCAAATGGAGAAATTGCATTACATCGCGCTGTTACAGAAGTCAAAAAGAATAATGATCTCGATACAACTAACAATATTCTGACATTGTTATTAGAGTATGGTAGCGATATTAATGCAATAGATAATAAAGGTCAGTCTATTCTCTTTAAAGTTAAGGACGTAAATACAGCAAAATTCTTAATTAAAAGGGGTGCTGATGTCAATCATCGAGACCATCTTGGAAATAGTTTAATTCATGAAGGTGTACTGATTGACAACGAGGAGATAATTGATTTTTGGATTGAGAATGGTGTTGATATTAATGTTGAAAACTTTGAAAATGAAACAGCTTTGTCTTTGGTATTTAGTCCACTCATGGTGAATGAAAAAATGGCGGTTTTCTTACTGAATCTGGGAGCCGTTCCGAATGTTTTAGATGAGGAAGGCAATACACTATTACATAAGGCAGTATTTGAAAATTGGTTGAACTGCGCAGAGATTTTAATTGAGAAAGGTATCGATATTCATCATGGAAATAATCAAGGTGAAACTCCATTTGAGATGGTGCAATATAATTTTGAAAGGTTTGGTTCCGAATACAGAGAAATGTTGAAATTATTTAAAACTATAGATAGTGAATAA
- a CDS encoding serine/threonine-protein kinase produces MRQHLQGKLIQNRYRIESVLGQGGNAIVYKAHDLEGDRPVALKAMSLRYLKGWKQLELFEREAEILKKLNHPRIPRYLEYFTVDLSDDQLFYLVQELADGKSFAELVESGWRSNESGIKEIASQILEILEYLHSQNPSVLHRDIKPQNLILGKDNQVYLIDFGAVQDIDQTASSSSNTVVGTFGYMAPEQYIGQCVPATDLYALGATLIYLLTHRQPSEIILENFQLNFYHHLKISNQFMIWLEKMLKPDLEERFKSATEAIEILGKKNFIFSAPAKQKNWKYILPLIGGIIAIITISNYFKYPILNILEITPKEIYIAASEGDIKTIQNYLKKGGSPNGLGSHTSFAPHIKGAWQSLTPLHAANTPEVAQLLIDYGANINAQTEDGFTPLHLTSSPEVAQLLIDNGADLNMQATFTFTGDD; encoded by the coding sequence ATGCGACAACATCTTCAAGGGAAACTTATTCAAAATCGCTACCGGATTGAATCTGTCCTTGGGCAAGGTGGGAATGCCATTGTTTATAAAGCTCATGATCTAGAGGGCGATCGCCCCGTCGCTCTAAAGGCAATGTCACTGCGATATTTGAAAGGTTGGAAACAACTCGAATTATTTGAACGAGAAGCAGAAATACTCAAAAAACTGAATCACCCAAGAATTCCGCGTTATCTGGAATACTTCACCGTTGATTTGTCGGATGATCAATTGTTTTATTTGGTGCAGGAGCTAGCTGATGGGAAATCTTTTGCTGAGCTAGTAGAAAGTGGGTGGCGAAGCAATGAATCTGGCATCAAGGAAATCGCCAGTCAAATTCTAGAGATTTTAGAGTATTTACACAGCCAAAATCCGTCAGTTTTGCATCGGGATATCAAGCCGCAGAACTTGATTTTAGGGAAAGACAATCAAGTTTATTTGATTGATTTTGGGGCGGTACAAGATATCGACCAAACTGCAAGTTCGAGTAGTAATACTGTTGTGGGGACATTTGGATATATGGCTCCGGAACAATATATTGGTCAATGTGTTCCTGCTACTGATTTATATGCGCTTGGTGCAACGCTAATTTATTTATTGACCCATCGCCAGCCCTCTGAAATTATCTTAGAAAATTTTCAGCTCAATTTTTACCATCATCTCAAAATTTCCAACCAATTTATGATTTGGTTAGAAAAAATGCTAAAACCAGATCTAGAAGAACGTTTTAAATCAGCAACAGAGGCAATAGAAATATTAGGCAAAAAAAACTTTATTTTTTCTGCTCCAGCAAAACAGAAAAATTGGAAATATATACTCCCATTAATAGGAGGAATTATTGCTATCATTACGATTAGTAATTATTTCAAATACCCAATTCTCAATATACTTGAGATAACCCCTAAAGAGATCTACATTGCAGCTAGTGAAGGGGATATTAAAACTATTCAAAATTATTTAAAAAAGGGTGGTAGTCCAAATGGTTTAGGCTCCCATACAAGTTTTGCTCCTCATATTAAAGGTGCTTGGCAATCGCTAACCCCGCTTCATGCTGCAAATACACCCGAAGTTGCTCAACTTCTCATTGATTATGGAGCTAATATAAATGCCCAAACGGAAGATGGTTTTACACCTTTGCATCTGACGAGTTCTCCAGAAGTTGCACAATTATTGATCGACAATGGTGCAGATCTAAATATGCAAGCGACTTTCACTTTTACAGGTGATGACTGA
- a CDS encoding alpha/beta hydrolase: MAEAFERGGQQAWFHDHGHWGVFFHTYDNFQLSGFGEHFDQPRKIHVFIPRDYEVSPDRYSVLYCNDGDDIFFGDGETEQSWQVAEKLSQLYLRDQLKKIIVVAICSGDRHYEYSHIPEDDGGLEEYSRYLAKGLKPFIDENYRTIPHSTVILGASRGGLAAFYTACKHPRQFPQVATLSPSFWLGLDSPSYSMSNLDKAFKIKLQNSALMFALTSTLLEPDLRPKIYLDWGLRDDPGNEYEIRSQCRCMEMIQVLTTEFDYQEDHNLFIVEDPNGSHSINSWGDRLPNILQLFFD, encoded by the coding sequence ATGGCAGAAGCATTTGAGCGAGGCGGACAGCAGGCATGGTTCCATGACCATGGACATTGGGGTGTTTTTTTCCATACCTACGATAATTTTCAGCTATCTGGTTTCGGTGAACATTTTGACCAGCCGCGCAAAATTCATGTCTTTATTCCCCGCGATTATGAAGTGAGTCCAGACCGTTATTCTGTGCTCTACTGCAACGATGGCGATGATATTTTCTTTGGGGATGGCGAAACTGAGCAAAGTTGGCAAGTCGCTGAAAAACTCAGTCAACTTTATCTACGAGACCAACTCAAAAAAATTATTGTGGTGGCTATCTGTTCAGGCGATCGCCACTATGAATATTCCCATATCCCAGAAGATGACGGCGGTCTAGAAGAATATAGCCGTTATCTAGCGAAGGGACTCAAACCTTTTATCGACGAAAACTACCGAACAATTCCCCACTCAACCGTCATTTTGGGGGCATCTCGCGGGGGACTAGCCGCCTTCTACACCGCCTGCAAACATCCCCGCCAATTTCCACAAGTCGCTACCCTATCACCTTCCTTTTGGTTGGGTTTAGATAGTCCAAGCTATTCAATGAGCAATTTAGACAAGGCCTTTAAAATTAAGCTCCAGAATTCGGCGTTAATGTTTGCTCTCACTTCTACGCTACTCGAACCAGATCTACGTCCTAAAATTTATTTGGATTGGGGTTTACGCGATGACCCAGGGAATGAATATGAAATTCGTTCTCAATGTCGTTGTATGGAAATGATTCAGGTTTTAACCACAGAATTTGACTATCAAGAAGACCATAATTTATTCATCGTTGAAGATCCCAATGGTAGTCACAGCATCAATTCTTGGGGCGATCGCCTGCCCAATATTTTGCAACTATTTTTCGACTAA
- a CDS encoding serine/threonine-protein kinase encodes MKPSLKDDLIQNRYQIDSILGQGGMATTFRAQDLESNREVAIKRISLRHTENFKVISLFEREANILRQLEHSGIPDYVDFFQVEEENNTFFYLVQELVTGKSLDTLIEEGWRPSEKEVKNIAIQLLDILIYLQQLTPPVIHRDIKPANIILSENKVYLVDFGAVQHVYHKTITGGSTVIGTIGYMAPEQFRGQSRLSTDLYGLGTTLISLLTGRSPANFPQKKHKIQFKDYVDISEDFFNWINVLIEPNSSDRYYCAKEAFAELQKIQTFLTNKNFENYHKKRHTVILVKNKENLFLQISPKLSGTLLDKILRAVAFLFKNYILLSVIACIISIFVPGVLLRLASYLVYTPGNAIFHILMWLGYTSFISIVLVDYLRRFRSRVELKINHDSYHIKRRLMGITYRNKTVENNNSVEQFRKLLIGLNKEDKNMLLHEIKTFLQPQSTQTKEADFSVNQRDIDTMPMTVPPSLNAPTVPISEPNHETAKTIISEPQTAPTELS; translated from the coding sequence ATGAAACCTTCTTTAAAAGATGATTTGATACAAAATCGTTATCAGATCGACTCTATTTTAGGTCAAGGAGGTATGGCCACTACCTTTAGAGCCCAAGATTTGGAGTCGAATCGAGAGGTCGCGATTAAAAGAATTTCCTTAAGGCATACCGAGAATTTTAAAGTTATTTCCCTTTTTGAGAGAGAAGCTAATATCCTGCGACAGCTGGAACACTCTGGAATTCCTGATTATGTGGATTTTTTTCAAGTCGAAGAAGAAAACAATACTTTTTTCTATTTAGTTCAAGAACTTGTTACAGGCAAATCTTTAGATACATTAATTGAAGAAGGTTGGCGACCTAGTGAAAAAGAAGTCAAAAATATTGCGATACAACTTTTAGATATTCTGATTTATCTTCAGCAACTCACACCACCAGTTATTCACCGCGATATTAAACCCGCAAATATTATTCTCTCTGAAAATAAGGTTTACCTTGTGGACTTTGGTGCAGTACAGCATGTTTATCACAAGACGATTACAGGTGGTAGCACTGTCATTGGCACGATTGGCTATATGGCACCCGAACAATTCCGTGGACAATCGAGACTTTCCACTGATCTCTATGGCCTTGGCACAACTCTTATTTCTTTATTGACTGGGCGATCGCCTGCCAATTTCCCTCAGAAGAAACACAAAATCCAATTTAAAGATTACGTTGATATTTCAGAAGATTTTTTTAATTGGATTAATGTCCTCATCGAACCCAATAGTTCAGATCGTTACTACTGCGCCAAAGAAGCATTCGCCGAACTCCAAAAAATCCAGACATTTCTCACGAATAAGAATTTTGAAAACTATCACAAAAAGCGCCATACAGTTATTCTTGTCAAGAATAAGGAAAACCTATTTCTACAAATTTCCCCAAAGCTATCTGGAACACTCCTCGATAAAATTCTCCGAGCCGTTGCATTCCTCTTTAAAAACTACATTCTTCTATCAGTAATTGCCTGCATCATTTCGATTTTTGTGCCGGGGGTATTGCTGCGACTCGCTTCTTATCTCGTCTATACACCAGGCAATGCTATCTTCCATATCTTGATGTGGCTGGGTTATACCAGTTTTATTAGCATTGTTTTAGTCGATTATCTCAGACGCTTTAGAAGTCGAGTTGAATTAAAAATAAATCATGATTCCTATCATATCAAGCGAAGATTAATGGGAATAACCTATCGAAATAAGACGGTTGAAAATAATAATTCAGTTGAACAATTTCGGAAGCTTTTAATTGGTCTCAATAAAGAAGATAAAAATATGCTTCTGCATGAAATCAAGACTTTTCTACAACCACAAAGCACTCAAACTAAAGAGGCCGATTTTTCTGTCAATCAGCGAGATATCGACACAATGCCTATGACGGTACCTCCCTCGCTTAATGCTCCGACAGTCCCAATTTCAGAACCAAATCATGAGACTGCTAAAACAATCATTTCTGAGCCCCAGACTGCGCCCACTGAGTTGAGCTAA
- the rimK gene encoding 30S ribosomal protein S6--L-glutamate ligase has protein sequence MKIAILSQNAKLYSTSRLKEAAAKRGHQVQVIDFLRCYMNITSHKPIIIYKGQQLNNFDAIIPRIAASVTFYGTAVVRQFEIMGVFAANTSQAISRSRDKLRSLQILAQKGIGLPVTGFAHATEDIEGLLETVGGAPVVIKLLEGTQGIGVVLAETKQAATSVIEAFRGLDANILVQEFIKEANGMDIRCFVIGDKVVASMKRQGAEGEFRSNLHRGGSASKIKLTPEERRTAVRAAKAMGLRVAGVDLLRSNHGPVVMEINSSPGLEGIEKTSGVDVASKIIEYLEKNASPSKNTDRIKY, from the coding sequence CAGGTGATCGACTTTTTACGTTGCTACATGAATATCACTTCCCACAAACCCATCATTATCTATAAAGGGCAACAGCTAAATAACTTTGATGCCATCATTCCGCGAATCGCAGCATCTGTAACCTTTTACGGAACTGCGGTTGTACGTCAGTTTGAAATTATGGGGGTATTTGCGGCGAATACTTCCCAGGCTATTTCACGCTCCCGAGATAAGCTGCGATCGCTCCAGATTTTGGCGCAAAAAGGGATTGGTTTACCGGTTACAGGGTTTGCCCATGCCACCGAAGATATTGAAGGTCTTCTCGAAACGGTGGGTGGCGCACCTGTTGTGATTAAGTTGCTCGAAGGGACTCAAGGCATTGGAGTGGTTTTAGCGGAAACGAAACAGGCTGCGACCTCGGTTATTGAGGCATTTCGGGGCTTAGATGCCAATATTTTGGTGCAAGAATTTATTAAAGAAGCGAATGGAATGGATATCCGCTGTTTCGTGATTGGCGATAAAGTCGTAGCGTCGATGAAACGTCAGGGAGCAGAGGGAGAGTTTCGTTCAAATTTACACCGGGGCGGTAGTGCTTCAAAAATCAAATTGACTCCTGAGGAACGGCGTACCGCGGTGCGAGCAGCAAAGGCAATGGGATTGCGAGTTGCAGGAGTGGATTTATTGCGGTCAAATCATGGCCCTGTGGTGATGGAAATTAATTCTTCACCGGGTTTGGAAGGGATCGAAAAAACATCAGGGGTTGATGTTGCTAGCAAGATTATTGAATATCTCGAAAAGAATGCTTCGCCTTCTAAAAATACTGACCGCATTAAATATTAG